The following are encoded in a window of Sphaerisporangium siamense genomic DNA:
- the fxsT gene encoding FxSxx-COOH system tetratricopeptide repeat protein, translated as MNEVADTPGAGRVILFCSTSDNIGRTTAIVNVALILAGNGLNVLVADAHGSRIRADHYLRPYLTPPAADPPGAPWAVSIDDDGVSLSGRMGLLQLDLSAGGEDQARTIREAAAAFDYVLIDAPSEGYGPAPETFSGLADVVVACFPLNIRSIESCADVARRVQLVAGRPVAVLALGIKAETSVAAPLEQARNVVARRFAELGAGREPAYVEIPYAPVYSFSDTLATLNEPPGKADGLRVAYERLAAELTGGRAGALRRVTLVYSPRDRAWAEWAHAQLERLGVRVRVLASGAIDGQALGGDALILVVSPGGLPPEQVAWLRRVPESGIRLVLVDGRRVPEGLTHLPRLELPARGEAEALRTLRRELRVTGPRADTPGGARFPGTPATVGLPPRDPRFVGRDREIDALRDALAAAREDQRVCTLHGPPGIGKSEVALEYGHRFAGAYDLVWWIPGESAADVRQGLADLAVALGIPTGADAAEAVLRHLGSEESGSWLLLYDGVVGEDDLAPHIPLTRDRCDVVVTTRAAPLDSRRPGLAIGPLAGAEALALLARHVPDLAEEQAEPVVERVGGVPLVLDVAGAWISTMRSRVREDSVRFRDALSHAVARFADEYDRVLGECQGRGQTTPASRVMLDLALETLPGDIGGRALRRDNLGGDAALRLLGVCACLSPRGVALRVLRSAPMLGLLTDADKLNDPLMVDVMLRSLGRYGLVQVDLGRPDQPVRAHGLVRALVRERMGEDGVRGLLRDLRGALAALSPSDPADESGPALHAELDRHFEAVQAWDDTRPEVRRWVLRQLSFVLRADDKLAVDRVKEIGLRVLAAWDDESLPRLRLLDLLAEVSRSRGDHHDHLRYSFQALRAQRVVLGVNHPRTLLTAGAHATALRAMGEFEEARDMERDVLRGLRELLGAHHPLTGNAMHNLAISEALVGDARRALELAEERYDLRVRMAGEGDPAAVRTAITMARYHRDLGRLDDSFTLLKRVLPHRGTLGRAGRRGPSLEVLRAESGLAITERRLGRPENARERDERILADLRAHQGDRDLVTLICRASLAADLDALGKHQAAAYESEACLAGLRDTLGPDHPYAGVCEVGLAAYLRNSGDLVGAAEIGAKALGRLRRWLVPHHPWLIAASVAYANTLVLRGEHARAAGLEQAALDGFRDAGVPGHPNAVLVEKNLSDTRSRLAGAGLTGRAVRADIDLEIPGL; from the coding sequence GACCACTATCTGCGCCCCTACCTCACCCCGCCCGCCGCCGATCCGCCGGGCGCCCCGTGGGCCGTCTCCATCGACGACGACGGGGTGAGCCTCTCCGGCCGCATGGGCCTGCTCCAGCTCGACCTCTCCGCCGGGGGGGAGGACCAGGCCCGGACGATCCGCGAGGCCGCCGCCGCGTTCGACTATGTGCTCATCGACGCCCCCAGCGAGGGGTACGGCCCGGCCCCCGAGACGTTCTCCGGGCTCGCCGACGTCGTCGTCGCCTGCTTCCCGCTGAACATCCGCAGCATCGAGAGCTGCGCCGACGTCGCCCGCCGCGTGCAGCTCGTCGCGGGGCGCCCCGTCGCGGTGCTGGCGCTCGGCATCAAGGCCGAGACCAGCGTCGCCGCCCCCCTGGAACAGGCCAGGAACGTGGTCGCGCGCCGCTTCGCCGAGCTCGGCGCGGGCCGCGAGCCGGCCTACGTCGAGATTCCCTACGCGCCGGTGTACTCCTTCTCCGACACGCTCGCGACGCTCAACGAGCCGCCCGGCAAGGCCGACGGGCTGCGCGTCGCCTACGAACGGCTGGCCGCGGAGCTGACCGGCGGCCGGGCGGGCGCGCTGCGGCGGGTGACGCTGGTGTACTCGCCCCGCGACCGGGCCTGGGCCGAATGGGCGCACGCCCAGCTCGAACGCCTCGGGGTCCGCGTCCGGGTCCTGGCCTCCGGCGCGATCGACGGGCAGGCCCTCGGCGGCGACGCCCTGATCCTCGTGGTCTCCCCCGGCGGCCTGCCGCCCGAGCAGGTCGCGTGGCTGCGCCGCGTCCCGGAGTCCGGCATCCGCCTGGTGCTCGTCGACGGCCGGCGCGTCCCCGAGGGCCTCACCCACCTGCCGCGGCTCGAACTGCCCGCGCGCGGCGAGGCCGAGGCCCTGCGCACGCTGCGGCGCGAGCTGCGCGTCACAGGCCCGCGCGCCGACACCCCCGGCGGCGCCCGGTTCCCCGGCACGCCGGCGACCGTCGGCCTCCCGCCGCGCGACCCGCGCTTCGTCGGCCGCGACCGCGAGATCGACGCGCTGCGCGACGCCCTCGCCGCGGCGCGCGAGGACCAGCGCGTGTGCACGCTGCACGGCCCCCCGGGCATCGGCAAGTCCGAGGTCGCCCTGGAGTACGGCCACCGCTTCGCCGGGGCCTACGACCTGGTGTGGTGGATCCCGGGCGAGAGCGCCGCCGACGTCCGCCAGGGCCTGGCCGACCTCGCCGTCGCCCTCGGCATCCCCACCGGCGCCGACGCGGCCGAGGCCGTGCTGCGCCACCTCGGCTCCGAGGAGTCGGGAAGCTGGCTGCTCCTCTACGACGGCGTCGTCGGCGAGGACGATCTCGCGCCCCACATCCCCCTCACCCGTGACCGCTGCGACGTCGTCGTGACCACGCGCGCCGCCCCGCTCGACTCCCGCAGGCCGGGGCTGGCGATCGGGCCGCTCGCCGGCGCCGAGGCCCTGGCGCTCCTCGCCCGCCACGTGCCCGACCTCGCGGAGGAGCAGGCCGAGCCCGTCGTGGAGCGCGTCGGCGGCGTCCCCCTGGTCCTGGACGTGGCGGGCGCCTGGATCTCCACCATGCGCTCGCGCGTGCGCGAGGACAGCGTCCGCTTCCGCGACGCGCTCAGCCACGCCGTCGCGCGCTTCGCCGACGAGTACGACCGCGTCCTCGGGGAGTGCCAGGGCCGAGGCCAGACCACCCCCGCCTCCCGCGTCATGCTGGACCTCGCCCTGGAGACCCTGCCCGGCGACATCGGCGGGCGGGCGCTGCGCCGGGACAACCTCGGCGGCGACGCCGCCCTGCGCCTGCTCGGGGTGTGCGCCTGCCTGTCGCCGCGCGGCGTCGCCCTGCGGGTGCTCCGCTCGGCCCCGATGCTCGGGCTGCTCACCGACGCCGACAAGCTGAACGATCCCCTCATGGTCGACGTCATGCTGCGCAGCCTCGGCCGGTACGGCCTGGTCCAGGTCGATCTCGGCCGGCCGGACCAGCCGGTCCGCGCGCACGGCCTGGTGCGCGCCCTCGTCCGCGAGAGGATGGGCGAGGACGGGGTGCGCGGCCTGCTGCGCGACCTGCGCGGCGCCCTGGCCGCCCTCTCCCCGTCCGATCCCGCGGACGAGTCGGGCCCGGCGCTCCACGCCGAGCTGGACCGCCACTTCGAGGCCGTCCAGGCGTGGGACGACACGCGGCCCGAGGTGCGGCGGTGGGTCCTGCGCCAGCTCTCGTTCGTCCTGCGCGCCGACGACAAGCTCGCCGTCGACCGGGTGAAAGAGATCGGCCTGCGGGTGCTCGCCGCCTGGGACGACGAGTCCCTGCCCCGGCTGCGGCTGCTCGACCTGCTGGCCGAGGTCTCGCGGAGCCGCGGCGACCACCACGACCACCTGCGGTACAGCTTCCAGGCGCTGCGGGCCCAGCGGGTGGTGCTCGGCGTCAACCACCCGCGCACGCTGCTCACCGCGGGCGCCCACGCGACGGCGCTGCGCGCCATGGGCGAGTTCGAGGAGGCCCGCGACATGGAGCGCGACGTCCTTCGCGGACTGCGCGAGCTGCTCGGCGCCCACCACCCGCTGACCGGCAACGCCATGCACAACCTGGCGATCTCCGAGGCCCTGGTCGGCGACGCGCGGCGCGCGCTGGAGCTGGCGGAAGAGCGCTACGACCTGCGCGTGCGCATGGCCGGCGAGGGCGACCCCGCGGCCGTGCGCACCGCGATCACGATGGCGCGCTACCATCGCGACCTCGGCCGGCTGGACGACTCGTTCACCCTGCTCAAACGCGTGCTGCCGCACCGGGGCACGCTCGGCCGCGCCGGGCGCCGCGGCCCCAGCCTGGAGGTGCTGCGCGCCGAGAGCGGCCTCGCCATCACCGAGCGCAGGCTCGGCAGGCCGGAGAACGCCCGCGAGCGCGACGAGCGCATCCTGGCCGACCTTCGCGCCCACCAGGGCGACCGCGACCTGGTCACCCTCATCTGCCGGGCCAGCCTCGCGGCGGACCTGGACGCCCTGGGCAAGCACCAGGCGGCGGCCTACGAGTCCGAGGCGTGCCTGGCCGGGCTGCGCGACACGCTCGGCCCCGACCACCCGTACGCGGGGGTGTGCGAGGTGGGCCTGGCGGCGTACCTGCGCAACTCCGGCGACCTGGTGGGGGCGGCCGAGATCGGGGCCAAGGCCCTCGGGCGGCTGCGCCGCTGGCTGGTCCCGCACCACCCCTGGTTGATCGCCGCGAGCGTGGCCTACGCCAACACGCTGGTGCTGCGCGGCGAGCACGCCCGCGCGGCGGGCCTGGAGCAGGCGGCGCTGGACGGCTTCCGCGACGCGGGCGTGCCCGGCCACCCGAACGCCGTGCTGGTGGAGAAGAACCTCTCCGACACTAGGAGCAGGCTGGCGGGCGCGGGGCTGACCGGCCGCGCCGTGCGCGCGGACATCGACCTTGAGATACCGGGGCTGTGA
- a CDS encoding DUF6461 domain-containing protein codes for MSGVTLDGYDWFSTRELGFCLTFVRGLTPEEAFRRIGVEVLSEDEEEDEDVLGGVLRGESADGGALLVEENGYAGTMDELLRPLSAGTAVASVFRNADFDQTFVYYEDGREILGFDPQFPGDSRSGADPDRHFAEMRDLGLIAEDGEDGPETGVEAALALAERLTGVRAASDDPAEARAGLKGVLPDY; via the coding sequence GTGAGTGGTGTCACCTTGGACGGATACGACTGGTTCTCGACCCGCGAACTCGGCTTCTGCCTCACGTTCGTGCGCGGCCTCACTCCGGAGGAGGCCTTCCGGCGCATCGGCGTCGAGGTGCTGAGCGAGGACGAGGAGGAGGACGAGGACGTCCTCGGGGGCGTCCTGCGCGGCGAGAGCGCCGACGGGGGCGCCCTGCTGGTCGAGGAGAACGGCTACGCGGGCACGATGGACGAACTGCTGCGCCCCCTGTCCGCGGGCACCGCCGTGGCCAGCGTGTTCCGCAACGCCGACTTCGACCAGACCTTCGTCTACTACGAGGACGGCAGAGAGATCCTCGGCTTCGACCCCCAGTTCCCCGGCGACTCGCGGTCCGGCGCCGACCCCGACCGCCACTTCGCCGAGATGCGCGACCTCGGCCTGATCGCCGAGGACGGCGAGGACGGCCCGGAGACCGGAGTGGAGGCCGCGCTCGCGCTGGCCGAGCGCCTCACCGGCGTGCGCGCCGCTTCCGACGACCCGGCAGAGGCCCGCGCCGGGCTGAAGGGCGTCCTGCCCGACTACTGA
- a CDS encoding N-acetylmuramoyl-L-alanine amidase — protein sequence MRAALTASAAVSLVWSLLWSLLAAPAPAGATPPPGASSRQEAFRAAAWRYGVPEKVLLGVSYLESRWDANDGLPSVTGGYGPMHLTLGGPAPSTAERAARLTGIPADLLTRDPAANVLGGAALLARHQSDLGAPPDAGPARWYDAVARYSGARDPGTARRFAREVFAVIRHGASRVTDDGQKVSLPPSPEIAPPMEESRGAGGRGEAKDVDCPRRLACAWMPAPYQRLPGDGRTYGNHDLSDRPRTQKIRYIVVHDTEETFDRTLGLVSDPAYVSWHYTVRSADGYIAQHVRARDVAWHAGNWYVNATSIGIEHEGYLARGAWYTEAMYRASARLVRHLAKRYGIPLDRAHILGHDNVPGTTPATMAGMHVDPGPYWDWGHYFELLGRPIRPTAGPRGGLVTIRTDYASHRPRYTGCEAAGVDCRPHGSSAVRLHTEPDEDAPLVRDAGRKPGRSTYDVYDHGARASTGQRFAVAARRGDWTAIWYLGRIAWFHDPPEAPTAVNATGPVVTPRRGLASVPVYGRAYPEPEAYPKGVPVQDIVPLRYEIPEGQRYAVGLSTRGEYYYATTFDPADHRVVRGRVLYHQIQFGHRVAYVMAGDVDLLPSASGAPR from the coding sequence ATGCGCGCAGCGTTGACCGCCTCGGCGGCGGTGTCCCTGGTCTGGTCCCTCCTTTGGTCCCTGCTCGCCGCCCCGGCGCCCGCCGGCGCCACTCCCCCGCCCGGCGCGTCGTCCCGGCAGGAGGCGTTCCGCGCCGCGGCCTGGCGGTACGGCGTGCCGGAGAAGGTGCTGCTCGGCGTCTCGTACCTGGAGTCGCGCTGGGACGCCAACGACGGCCTGCCCAGCGTCACCGGCGGCTACGGGCCCATGCACCTCACCCTCGGCGGGCCCGCGCCGTCCACCGCCGAGCGGGCCGCCCGCCTCACCGGCATCCCCGCGGACCTGCTGACGCGGGACCCGGCCGCCAACGTGCTCGGCGGCGCCGCCCTGCTCGCCCGCCACCAGAGTGACCTCGGCGCGCCGCCGGACGCCGGCCCCGCCCGCTGGTACGACGCCGTGGCCCGCTACTCGGGCGCCCGGGACCCCGGCACGGCCCGCCGGTTCGCCCGCGAGGTGTTCGCCGTGATCAGGCACGGGGCGAGCCGCGTCACCGACGACGGCCAGAAGGTTTCGCTGCCCCCGTCACCGGAGATCGCTCCGCCCATGGAGGAATCGCGCGGGGCCGGCGGGCGCGGCGAGGCCAAGGACGTCGACTGCCCGCGGCGGCTCGCGTGCGCCTGGATGCCCGCGCCGTACCAGAGGCTGCCGGGCGACGGCCGCACGTACGGCAACCACGACCTGTCGGACCGCCCCCGCACCCAGAAGATCCGGTACATCGTCGTCCACGACACCGAGGAGACCTTCGACAGGACCCTCGGCCTGGTCTCCGACCCGGCCTACGTGAGCTGGCACTACACCGTCCGCTCCGCCGACGGGTACATCGCCCAGCACGTCCGGGCCAGGGACGTCGCCTGGCACGCCGGGAACTGGTACGTCAACGCCACCTCGATCGGCATCGAGCACGAGGGCTACCTCGCCCGCGGCGCCTGGTACACCGAGGCGATGTACCGCGCTTCCGCCCGGCTCGTGCGCCACCTGGCCAAGAGGTACGGCATCCCGCTGGACCGGGCGCACATCCTCGGCCACGACAACGTGCCCGGCACGACGCCGGCGACGATGGCCGGCATGCACGTGGACCCGGGGCCGTACTGGGACTGGGGACACTACTTCGAGCTGCTCGGCCGCCCGATCCGTCCCACGGCCGGCCCGCGCGGGGGGCTGGTGACGATCCGCACCGACTACGCCTCGCACCGGCCGCGCTACACCGGCTGCGAGGCGGCCGGGGTGGACTGCCGCCCGCACGGCTCGTCGGCGGTCCGGCTGCACACCGAGCCGGACGAGGACGCCCCGCTGGTGCGGGACGCCGGCCGCAAACCTGGACGGTCCACCTACGACGTGTACGACCACGGGGCGCGGGCGTCGACCGGGCAGCGGTTCGCCGTCGCCGCCCGCCGGGGCGACTGGACGGCCATCTGGTACCTGGGCCGGATCGCCTGGTTCCACGACCCGCCGGAGGCGCCGACGGCGGTGAACGCCACCGGGCCGGTCGTCACGCCGCGGCGGGGCCTGGCGAGCGTGCCGGTGTACGGCAGGGCCTACCCCGAGCCGGAGGCGTATCCGAAGGGCGTGCCCGTCCAGGACATCGTCCCGCTGCGGTACGAGATCCCCGAGGGGCAGCGGTACGCCGTGGGCCTGTCCACGCGCGGGGAGTACTACTACGCCACGACCTTCGACCCCGCCGACCACCGGGTCGTCAGGGGCCGCGTGCTCTACCACCAGATCCAGTTCGGTCACCGGGTGGCGTACGTCATGGCCGGCGACGTGGACCTGCTGCCCTCGGCGTCGGGGGCGCCCCGGTGA
- a CDS encoding DUF3152 domain-containing protein, producing MPLAPAGHGPRSVLAACAAGLVLLAGAGALAADGRAPGSGAPAPGTPAAAAPVGPGPASPAPGPSGSRSPSGSPSPSGAADGVPQARAGDPGEDTPAGRGERARVRVPRAAQGRYAVARGGDAPPKGHKGPLVRYLVEVERGLPFDPEEFAAEVHRTLNDRRGWGAGGRMRFKRVDQGPARFRVALSSPATTDAQCLPLRTLGEVSCWNGRRSVINAKRWAFGVEGYGDDLGAYREYVISHEVGHALGHGHEPCPSRGRPAPVMTQQTISLQGCRPNPWPYPRAGRKKDRG from the coding sequence ATGCCGCTTGCGCCTGCCGGACACGGGCCGAGGTCCGTCCTGGCCGCCTGCGCGGCCGGGCTGGTCCTGCTCGCGGGCGCGGGCGCCCTGGCGGCCGACGGGCGGGCGCCCGGCTCCGGCGCCCCCGCGCCGGGCACGCCCGCGGCCGCCGCGCCGGTCGGTCCGGGCCCCGCGAGCCCGGCCCCCGGCCCCTCGGGCAGCCGCTCGCCCTCGGGCAGCCCCTCGCCGTCGGGGGCCGCCGACGGCGTGCCGCAGGCCCGCGCGGGCGACCCCGGCGAGGACACCCCGGCCGGCCGCGGCGAGCGCGCGCGGGTGCGGGTGCCGCGTGCGGCGCAGGGCCGGTACGCGGTGGCCCGCGGCGGCGACGCGCCGCCGAAGGGCCACAAGGGCCCGCTCGTGCGCTACCTGGTGGAGGTCGAGCGCGGGCTGCCCTTCGACCCGGAGGAGTTCGCGGCCGAGGTGCACCGCACCCTCAACGACCGGCGCGGCTGGGGCGCCGGGGGCCGCATGCGGTTCAAGAGGGTGGACCAAGGCCCGGCGCGGTTCCGCGTCGCGCTGTCCAGCCCGGCGACGACGGACGCGCAGTGCCTGCCGCTGCGCACGCTGGGCGAGGTCTCCTGCTGGAACGGCCGGCGCTCGGTCATCAACGCCAAGCGCTGGGCCTTCGGCGTCGAAGGGTACGGCGACGACCTCGGCGCCTACCGCGAGTACGTGATCAGCCACGAGGTGGGCCACGCGCTCGGCCACGGCCACGAGCCCTGCCCGTCGCGCGGCAGGCCCGCGCCCGTGATGACCCAGCAGACCATCTCGCTGCAGGGCTGCCGCCCCAACCCCTGGCCCTACCCGCGCGCGGGCCGGAAGAAGGACCGCGGGTAG
- a CDS encoding chitinase C-terminal domain-containing protein — protein sequence MAAAYGAAVIGLTAVTAPPASAAASLTAKFTAADRGTWWQGSYEVKNSGDTAATTWTLEFDLNSGQSIGNWWNGTPTISGSHVTVKPGSGNANVPAGGTTGANSFGFVGMGATTPPANCKINGNPCEGGTQPDTPPTAPGKPTGTSTPTSITLSWAASTDDKGIAGYDVYQGTTKVVSSTTTSATVNGLTPDTDYTFTVKARDTAGQESPASPATTVRTQKPTQTDLPPSAPGKPVATPSTNSVALTWAAATDDKGVASYDVYQGSTKVAQVVTPSATVTGLTPDTEYTFTVKARDTAGQEGPASPATTVRTLQDQNPDTQAPTVPGTPSSTGKTTTSVTLQWGASTDNRAVTSYEVYNGDTLAATVTGTPPATTTTVSGLTQDTEYTFKVRAKDAANNQSGFSPTVTVRTDKQPTDQSACRPDGLYQSPGVTNVPYCNVYDTNGREKMGADHPRRVVGYFTSWRTGKDGSPSYLPKDIPWDKITHINYAFAHIDGQNKVSVGGAGANNPSIGMEWPGVQGAEMDPAYSYKGHFNQLNKFKKQHPNVKTLISVGGWAETGGYIDDNGKRQASGGFYTMASSQASINTFADSAVKFLRDYGFDGLDIDYEYATSAPKAGNPDDFTFSEPRRATLMAGYVNLMRTLRQKLDAAAAADGKYYLLTAATTASGWILRGSESYQVTQYLDYANMMTYDLHGAWNQFVGPLQALYDDGTDAEMKHWNVYGTYSNIGYMNGDWAYHHLRGAMQSGRINLGLGYYSRGWKGVTGGTDGLWGLSKLPDQTKCPKGTGSDIGSTVPCGDGAIGIENLWHDLDAAGQEVPAGVNPAWHYKNLQEGKQGSYITQYGLTPDTDPNDRISGTYARKYSSSMVAPWLWNNDKKVYLSTEDEQSVQAKADYVASKGMGGIMIWELAGDYAYYPERDGGKGEYFIGDTLTTKIYNTFKTAAPYGNLKAGTKTMPTQTLNVNAELYGYAVGDANYPISPKLKFTNNSTTTIPGGATIEFDYGTSAPPTMNQQTGWTLSVVSTGHTGPNVGGLKGDFHRVRLTVPTYESIAPGQSKEIQLRYDLPIASPSNWTITFGGQSYRMSVDNPR from the coding sequence GTGGCGGCCGCGTACGGCGCGGCCGTCATCGGCCTGACCGCGGTCACCGCGCCGCCCGCCAGCGCGGCCGCGTCGCTGACGGCGAAGTTCACGGCCGCCGACCGCGGCACTTGGTGGCAAGGCAGCTACGAGGTCAAGAACTCGGGTGACACCGCCGCCACCACCTGGACGCTGGAGTTCGACCTCAACTCCGGCCAGTCCATCGGGAACTGGTGGAACGGCACGCCGACGATCAGCGGCAGCCACGTCACGGTGAAGCCGGGCAGCGGCAACGCCAACGTCCCGGCGGGCGGCACGACCGGCGCCAACAGCTTCGGCTTCGTCGGGATGGGTGCGACCACGCCCCCCGCCAACTGCAAGATCAACGGCAACCCGTGTGAGGGCGGCACCCAGCCGGACACCCCGCCGACCGCGCCCGGCAAGCCCACGGGGACCTCCACCCCCACGAGCATCACCCTGAGCTGGGCCGCGTCCACCGACGACAAGGGCATCGCCGGGTACGACGTCTACCAGGGCACCACGAAGGTCGTCTCCAGCACCACGACCTCGGCCACGGTGAACGGGCTCACCCCCGACACCGACTACACCTTCACCGTGAAGGCGCGCGACACCGCCGGCCAGGAGTCGCCGGCCTCGCCCGCCACCACCGTGCGGACGCAGAAGCCGACGCAGACGGACCTGCCGCCGAGCGCGCCCGGCAAGCCCGTCGCGACCCCGTCCACCAACAGCGTCGCGCTGACGTGGGCCGCCGCGACCGACGACAAGGGCGTCGCCTCCTACGACGTGTACCAGGGCTCCACCAAGGTCGCCCAGGTCGTCACGCCGTCCGCCACCGTGACCGGGCTCACCCCCGACACCGAGTACACCTTCACCGTGAAGGCGCGCGACACCGCCGGCCAGGAGGGCCCCGCCTCCCCCGCCACCACGGTCCGCACCCTGCAGGACCAGAACCCCGACACCCAGGCGCCGACCGTGCCGGGGACGCCGTCCTCCACCGGCAAGACGACCACCAGCGTGACGCTGCAGTGGGGCGCCTCCACCGACAACCGCGCCGTCACCTCCTATGAGGTCTACAACGGCGACACGCTCGCGGCCACGGTGACCGGGACGCCTCCCGCGACCACCACGACCGTCTCCGGCCTCACCCAGGACACCGAGTACACCTTCAAGGTGCGGGCCAAGGACGCCGCGAACAACCAGTCCGGCTTCTCCCCGACGGTGACCGTCCGGACCGACAAGCAGCCCACCGACCAGTCGGCCTGCCGTCCCGACGGGCTCTACCAGTCGCCCGGCGTGACCAACGTCCCGTACTGCAACGTGTACGACACCAACGGCCGCGAGAAGATGGGCGCCGACCACCCGCGCCGCGTCGTCGGCTACTTCACGAGCTGGCGGACCGGCAAGGACGGCTCGCCCTCGTACCTGCCCAAGGACATCCCGTGGGACAAGATCACCCACATCAACTACGCGTTCGCGCACATCGACGGCCAGAACAAGGTCTCCGTCGGCGGCGCCGGCGCGAACAACCCGTCCATCGGCATGGAGTGGCCGGGCGTGCAGGGCGCCGAGATGGACCCCGCGTACTCCTACAAGGGCCACTTCAACCAGCTCAACAAGTTCAAGAAGCAGCACCCGAACGTCAAGACCCTGATCTCGGTGGGCGGCTGGGCCGAGACCGGCGGCTACATCGACGACAACGGCAAGCGCCAGGCCAGCGGCGGCTTCTACACGATGGCCAGCTCGCAGGCGTCCATCAACACCTTCGCCGACTCGGCCGTGAAGTTCCTGCGTGACTACGGCTTCGACGGGCTCGACATCGACTACGAGTACGCGACCTCCGCCCCGAAGGCCGGCAACCCGGATGACTTCACGTTCTCCGAGCCGCGCCGGGCCACGCTGATGGCCGGGTACGTCAACCTGATGCGCACCCTGCGTCAGAAGCTGGACGCCGCCGCCGCGGCCGACGGCAAGTACTACCTGCTCACCGCGGCCACCACCGCCTCGGGCTGGATCCTGCGCGGCAGCGAGAGCTACCAGGTCACCCAGTACCTCGACTACGCCAACATGATGACCTACGACCTGCACGGCGCCTGGAACCAGTTCGTCGGCCCGCTGCAGGCCCTGTACGACGACGGCACCGACGCCGAGATGAAGCACTGGAACGTCTACGGCACCTACAGCAACATCGGCTACATGAACGGTGACTGGGCGTACCACCACTTGCGCGGCGCCATGCAATCCGGACGCATCAACCTCGGTCTCGGCTACTACAGCCGCGGCTGGAAGGGCGTCACGGGCGGCACCGACGGCCTGTGGGGCCTGTCCAAGCTGCCCGACCAGACCAAGTGCCCGAAGGGCACCGGCTCGGACATCGGCTCCACCGTGCCCTGTGGCGACGGCGCCATCGGCATCGAGAACCTGTGGCACGACCTGGACGCGGCGGGACAGGAGGTGCCGGCCGGCGTCAACCCGGCGTGGCACTACAAGAACCTGCAGGAGGGCAAGCAGGGCAGCTACATCACCCAGTACGGCCTGACGCCCGACACCGACCCGAACGACCGGATCTCGGGCACCTACGCCCGCAAGTACTCCTCGTCCATGGTCGCCCCCTGGCTCTGGAACAACGACAAGAAGGTGTACCTGTCGACCGAGGACGAGCAGTCCGTCCAGGCCAAGGCCGACTACGTGGCCAGCAAGGGCATGGGCGGCATCATGATCTGGGAGCTGGCGGGCGACTACGCCTACTACCCGGAGCGTGACGGCGGCAAGGGCGAGTACTTCATCGGCGACACGCTCACCACGAAGATCTACAACACGTTCAAGACGGCCGCGCCGTACGGGAACCTGAAGGCCGGCACCAAGACCATGCCGACCCAGACCCTGAACGTCAACGCCGAACTGTACGGCTACGCGGTGGGCGACGCGAACTACCCGATCTCGCCGAAGCTGAAGTTCACCAACAACTCCACGACCACCATCCCCGGCGGCGCCACGATCGAGTTCGACTACGGCACCTCCGCCCCGCCGACCATGAACCAGCAGACGGGCTGGACGCTGTCCGTCGTGTCCACCGGGCACACCGGACCGAACGTCGGCGGGCTCAAGGGCGACTTCCATCGGGTCCGGCTGACGGTCCCGACCTACGAGAGCATCGCTCCCGGGCAGTCGAAGGAGATCCAGCTCCGCTACGACCTGCCGATCGCGTCGCCGTCCAACTGGACGATCACGTTCGGCGGCCAGAGCTACCGCATGTCCGTCGACAACCCTCGCTGA